The following proteins come from a genomic window of Terriglobales bacterium:
- a CDS encoding HU family DNA-binding protein: protein MIKLDIINEVVNKTGITKTKAELAVETVFDSMKKALSQGDRIELRGFGVFNVRPRKTGIGRNPRTGAEVNIPPGKAVRFKPGKELQSID from the coding sequence GTGATTAAGCTCGATATCATCAACGAAGTGGTCAACAAGACGGGTATCACTAAGACCAAGGCGGAACTGGCGGTGGAAACCGTCTTTGACAGCATGAAAAAGGCGTTGTCGCAGGGCGACCGCATTGAACTGCGCGGCTTCGGCGTCTTCAACGTGCGTCCCCGCAAGACCGGCATTGGCCGCAACCCGCGTACCGGCGCCGAGGTCAACATTCCTCCCGGCAAGGCGGTGCGCTTCAAGCCCGGCAAGGAACTGCAGTCGATTGACTGA
- the dcd gene encoding dCTP deaminase has protein sequence MAGIKSDRWIRRMAQERDMINPFAEKQVASGVISYGLSSYGYDLRVADEFKIFTNINAVMVDPKNFDERSFVAVQSECAIIPPNSFALARSVEYFKIPRDVLTICVGKSTYARCGIIVNVTPFEPEWEGFVTLEISNTTPLPAKIYANEGLCQILFFQSDEPCETSYADRKGKYQAQKGIVLPTVRK, from the coding sequence ATGGCTGGCATCAAGAGCGATCGCTGGATCCGCCGCATGGCGCAGGAACGCGACATGATTAATCCCTTTGCCGAGAAGCAGGTCGCCAGCGGCGTTATCTCCTATGGCCTTTCCAGTTACGGCTATGACCTGCGTGTGGCCGATGAGTTCAAGATCTTCACCAACATCAACGCGGTCATGGTGGATCCCAAGAACTTCGACGAGCGCTCATTCGTGGCGGTGCAGTCGGAATGCGCCATCATTCCGCCGAACTCGTTTGCGCTGGCGCGCTCGGTGGAGTACTTCAAGATTCCCCGCGACGTGCTCACGATTTGCGTGGGAAAGAGCACGTACGCGCGCTGCGGAATCATCGTGAACGTGACTCCCTTTGAGCCCGAGTGGGAAGGCTTCGTGACGCTGGAGATCTCCAATACCACGCCGCTGCCGGCGAAAATCTACGCCAACGAAGGCCTGTGCCAGATCCTGTTTTTCCAGTCCGACGAGCCTTGCGAGACCAGCTATGCCGATCGCAAAGGCAAGTACCAGGCGCAGAAGGGCATCGTGCTTCCTACCGTGAGGAAATAG
- a CDS encoding malonic semialdehyde reductase, whose product MDRVNEEVLDLLFRKGRTHTSWLPKPVPEKLLHELYDAVKFGPTSANSSPARFVFLRSQAAKERLRPALAAGNVEKTMTAPVTVIIAYDLRFYEKLGKLFPHSPGMRDVFAKNPQLIETTAQRNSSLQGAYLIIAARALGLDCGPMSGFDNAKLDEEFFAAGKCEDCGQEFFPAGHVKSNFLCNLGYGDPSKLFPRSPRLEFQEACTIL is encoded by the coding sequence ATGGACCGAGTGAACGAGGAGGTGCTGGACTTGCTGTTTCGGAAGGGGCGAACGCACACCTCCTGGCTTCCGAAACCGGTGCCGGAGAAGCTGCTGCACGAGTTGTACGACGCGGTGAAATTCGGGCCGACAAGCGCGAACAGCAGCCCGGCGCGATTTGTTTTCCTGCGGTCGCAAGCGGCGAAGGAAAGGCTGCGGCCGGCGCTGGCGGCGGGTAACGTGGAGAAGACGATGACCGCGCCGGTGACCGTGATCATCGCCTACGACTTACGGTTTTACGAGAAGCTGGGGAAACTGTTCCCGCATAGTCCGGGCATGCGCGACGTCTTCGCGAAAAACCCGCAGCTGATCGAGACCACCGCCCAGCGCAACTCATCTTTGCAGGGAGCTTACCTGATCATCGCGGCGCGCGCCCTCGGTCTCGACTGCGGTCCCATGTCGGGGTTCGATAACGCGAAGCTGGACGAAGAGTTCTTCGCCGCCGGCAAGTGCGAGGACTGCGGGCAGGAATTTTTCCCCGCCGGTCATGTGAAATCAAACTTCTTGTGCAACCTGGGTTACGGCGATCCTTCGAAGTTGTTCCCGCGCAGCCCGCGGCTGGAGTTCCAGGAAGCCTGCACCATCCTGTGA
- a CDS encoding RNA chaperone Hfq, producing the protein MEPAEGFANRKLIRPTLSRNENRSDGDRRDRPERPERISGGKKIPPAEQTHAENFYYQKQMQSKTPMVIVLQDGDSMHGIIEWYDKSCIKIVRNGQPNVLIYKAAIKYMFKASEERR; encoded by the coding sequence ATGGAACCCGCTGAGGGTTTCGCCAACCGCAAGCTGATCCGGCCGACACTGAGCCGCAATGAAAACCGCTCCGACGGCGACCGTCGCGACCGTCCCGAGCGCCCTGAGCGCATTTCGGGCGGCAAGAAAATTCCCCCCGCGGAGCAGACTCACGCCGAAAACTTTTATTATCAGAAGCAAATGCAGTCCAAGACGCCGATGGTGATCGTGCTCCAGGACGGCGACTCCATGCACGGCATCATCGAGTGGTACGACAAGAGCTGCATCAAGATTGTCCGCAACGGCCAGCCCAACGTCCTGATCTACAAAGCCGCCATCAAGTACATGTTCAAGGCCAGTGAGGAACGGCGCTAG
- a CDS encoding DNA polymerase III subunit yields MKGETFIVLRMPFSSFHGNRDVLDRLRGMLARDRFPHAVILAGPEGSGKYTLAQMLAKAMNCLSPPPGELADFCGACKNCLRIAEADDLEARCTAAVEARETLRETDKKDTRIFVQTHPDVLIIPPDPPQMMIKVDQVRHVIHEIYFRPAEGRRRVSIFTRAAFMKEAANSLLKVLEEPPDFATLFLLAENPGQLLPTIRSRCVTFQLAPLDAAEIERDLASFHPEWKPPQRALVARLSEGAVGRARSFDLAAYIAARQDALLLLTSAVNADDHSTLFRVTETYRAGAEGRDKTDHLLRTLYSLLEDLLFVKSGTPELVRNTDIAAELKRLAAAIDFPWIAAAAQRIGEVESGMRRNLLRSLSLDAMVASLEK; encoded by the coding sequence TTGAAAGGTGAAACCTTTATCGTCTTGCGCATGCCCTTCTCCTCCTTTCACGGCAATCGCGACGTGCTTGACCGCCTCCGCGGCATGCTGGCCCGCGATCGCTTTCCTCATGCCGTGATCCTTGCCGGGCCCGAAGGCTCCGGCAAGTACACTCTCGCGCAGATGCTCGCCAAGGCGATGAACTGCCTGTCGCCTCCCCCCGGCGAACTCGCGGACTTCTGCGGCGCCTGCAAGAACTGCCTCCGCATCGCTGAGGCCGACGACCTTGAAGCCCGCTGTACCGCCGCCGTCGAAGCCCGCGAAACTCTCCGCGAGACCGACAAGAAGGACACGCGCATCTTCGTCCAGACTCATCCCGACGTGCTCATCATCCCGCCGGACCCACCGCAGATGATGATCAAGGTGGACCAGGTCCGCCACGTCATCCACGAAATCTATTTCCGCCCGGCCGAAGGACGCCGCCGCGTTTCTATTTTCACCCGCGCTGCCTTCATGAAAGAGGCCGCCAATTCGCTGCTCAAGGTCCTGGAAGAACCGCCCGATTTCGCCACGCTGTTCCTGCTCGCGGAAAACCCCGGCCAGCTTTTGCCCACCATCCGCTCGCGCTGCGTCACCTTCCAACTCGCCCCGCTCGACGCTGCGGAAATCGAGCGCGACCTCGCCTCTTTCCACCCTGAGTGGAAGCCGCCGCAGCGGGCGCTGGTCGCCAGGCTGTCCGAAGGCGCTGTCGGACGCGCCCGCTCCTTCGACCTCGCCGCTTACATCGCCGCGCGCCAGGACGCCCTGCTGCTGCTCACCTCGGCGGTTAACGCCGACGACCACAGTACTCTGTTCCGCGTCACCGAAACCTACCGCGCCGGCGCCGAAGGCCGCGACAAGACCGATCACCTTCTCCGCACCCTTTATTCCCTGCTTGAAGACTTGCTGTTCGTGAAGTCCGGCACGCCCGAGCTGGTGCGCAACACCGATATCGCCGCCGAACTCAAGCGCTTGGCCGCAGCCATCGATTTCCCCTGGATCGCGGCCGCCGCGCAGCGGATCGGCGAGGTCGAATCCGGCATGCGCCGCAACCTTCTCCGCTCGCTCTCCCTGGATGCCATGGTCGCCTCCTTGGAAAAGTAG
- the tmk gene encoding dTMP kinase, with protein MSARARGRFITFEGLDGCGKSTQLHRLAEVLRAEGVEVIETREPGGTTIGERIRSIVLDSATSGLFPRAELALLFASRSQHVYELILPAIQSGKWVLCDRFTDSSEAYQGGGRELGSEVVLTLHRVTCGNLQPDLTVLMDSEVASSVARARRRNLARVATTQGGDADENRFEQENQAFFTRVHNAYLAIARREPNRVFMVDARRQLDLVHRDIVDAVRQRFLGAAKSA; from the coding sequence GTGAGCGCCCGCGCGCGAGGCCGGTTCATCACCTTCGAAGGGCTTGACGGTTGCGGTAAGAGCACGCAGCTTCACCGTCTCGCCGAGGTCCTGCGCGCCGAAGGCGTCGAGGTCATCGAAACCCGCGAGCCCGGCGGCACCACCATCGGCGAGCGCATCCGTTCCATCGTGCTTGACTCCGCCACCTCCGGCCTTTTTCCCAGGGCCGAACTTGCGCTGTTGTTCGCCTCCCGCTCGCAGCACGTGTATGAACTCATTCTTCCCGCCATTCAATCCGGAAAGTGGGTGCTCTGCGACCGCTTCACCGATTCTTCCGAAGCCTACCAGGGCGGCGGACGAGAACTCGGCAGCGAAGTCGTCCTCACCCTTCACCGGGTAACCTGCGGCAATCTTCAGCCGGACTTGACTGTGCTCATGGATTCCGAGGTCGCCTCCAGCGTCGCCCGCGCGCGCCGCCGTAACCTCGCCAGGGTGGCCACGACGCAGGGTGGCGATGCCGACGAGAACCGCTTCGAGCAGGAAAACCAGGCCTTCTTCACCCGCGTCCACAACGCTTATCTCGCCATCGCCAGGCGCGAGCCGAACCGCGTGTTCATGGTCGATGCCCGCCGCCAGCTTGACCTCGTGCATCGCGACATCGTGGACGCCGTCCGCCAACGCTTCCTGGGCGCCGCCAAAAGCGCCTAG
- a CDS encoding M61 family peptidase, whose amino-acid sequence MRIVRLQLFALVVLVLTLSLETTAQRRADAATPNPPGTIRVAVDASQAAQKLFHSRMTMAVTPGPLTLLYPKWIPGEHMPSGPIQDNVGLRFTAGGQTLTWRRDDVDIFAYHLTIPAGVKQLEIAMDYTSPTAGEGAFSSAASATDKLTVISWNQLLLYPAGFTSDQLMYQASLKLPTGWKYGTALPQSETPPRAAGPQGEAISFQPVALTTLVDSPVISGEYFRAIPLSPAGEARPAELDVAADSAAAIDISGDVQAKMRNLVVEAGTLFGARHYRDYHFLLSLSDHVAHFGLEHHESNDSRTSERALIDDNLRRVAFGDLLAHEYTHSWNGKYRRPAGLSTPDYAQPMKDDLLWVYEGLTQYFGKLLAARSGIWSADDFRDNVAILAAEEAHRVGRQWRPLSDTAVAAQVLYESPSQWSNWRRGVDFYDESVLIWMEVDTTIRRLTNNQKSIDDFAKIFYGPPDNPLNVAPHVMPYTLDDVVSALNQVVSNDWRKLLLERVDYVGPNLSMAGLEASGWRLVYTDTPNDLQRTQESIGHGADFRYSLGIMLNRNGRVGDSVFLSPAYQAGIMPGMTVVAVNGRKYSDEVLHDAIKAAKNGSAPINLLVENSEYYKTCAVNYHDGDRYPHLVRDTSKTDLLGDMIKPRGNK is encoded by the coding sequence ATGCGCATCGTGCGTCTTCAATTGTTTGCTCTCGTCGTTCTTGTTCTTACACTTTCCCTGGAAACAACAGCACAGAGGCGGGCGGATGCGGCGACGCCCAACCCGCCGGGCACCATCCGAGTGGCGGTGGACGCGAGCCAGGCGGCGCAAAAGCTGTTTCACTCGCGGATGACGATGGCAGTGACCCCGGGTCCGCTGACGCTGCTGTATCCGAAGTGGATTCCCGGGGAGCACATGCCGAGCGGTCCGATCCAGGACAACGTGGGCCTGAGGTTCACCGCCGGGGGGCAGACGCTGACGTGGCGACGCGACGACGTAGACATCTTCGCGTATCACCTGACGATACCGGCAGGGGTGAAACAACTGGAGATCGCCATGGACTACACCTCGCCGACGGCGGGCGAGGGCGCATTCTCGTCGGCGGCGAGCGCGACCGATAAGCTGACGGTGATCAGCTGGAACCAGCTGTTGCTGTATCCGGCGGGGTTCACCAGCGACCAACTCATGTACCAGGCGTCGTTGAAATTGCCGACGGGGTGGAAGTACGGGACGGCACTGCCACAATCCGAGACACCGCCGCGAGCGGCCGGGCCACAAGGGGAAGCGATCTCCTTTCAGCCCGTGGCGTTGACCACGCTGGTGGATTCCCCGGTGATCAGCGGGGAATACTTCCGCGCGATTCCGCTGTCACCGGCCGGAGAAGCGCGTCCGGCGGAGCTGGATGTGGCCGCCGACAGCGCCGCAGCAATCGACATCAGCGGCGACGTGCAGGCCAAGATGCGCAACCTGGTGGTGGAAGCGGGGACACTGTTCGGGGCGCGGCACTACCGGGATTATCACTTCCTGTTGTCGTTGAGCGATCACGTGGCGCACTTCGGGCTGGAACATCATGAGTCGAATGACAGCCGGACGTCGGAGCGGGCGTTGATCGACGATAACCTGCGGCGGGTGGCATTTGGCGATCTGCTGGCGCATGAGTACACGCACTCGTGGAACGGGAAGTACCGGCGGCCGGCGGGGCTGAGCACGCCTGACTACGCGCAGCCCATGAAAGACGATCTGCTGTGGGTGTACGAGGGATTGACGCAGTATTTCGGGAAGCTGCTGGCGGCGCGCAGCGGCATCTGGTCGGCGGACGATTTCCGTGACAACGTGGCAATACTGGCGGCGGAGGAGGCGCATCGTGTGGGACGTCAGTGGCGGCCGCTGTCGGACACGGCGGTGGCGGCGCAGGTGCTTTACGAGTCTCCATCGCAGTGGTCGAATTGGCGGCGCGGAGTCGATTTCTACGATGAAAGCGTGCTCATCTGGATGGAAGTAGACACGACCATCCGGCGACTGACGAACAACCAGAAATCGATCGATGATTTCGCCAAAATATTTTATGGGCCGCCGGACAATCCTCTGAACGTGGCGCCGCACGTTATGCCTTACACGCTGGACGACGTGGTATCCGCGCTCAACCAGGTCGTATCGAACGACTGGCGCAAGTTATTGCTGGAGCGAGTGGACTACGTGGGGCCGAACTTGTCGATGGCCGGCCTGGAGGCGAGCGGGTGGCGATTGGTGTATACCGACACGCCCAACGACCTGCAGCGCACGCAGGAGTCGATCGGGCACGGCGCCGACTTCCGCTATTCGTTGGGAATCATGCTGAACCGAAACGGGCGCGTGGGCGATTCGGTCTTCCTCAGCCCGGCTTACCAGGCAGGCATCATGCCGGGAATGACGGTGGTGGCGGTGAATGGACGCAAGTATTCCGACGAGGTGCTGCATGACGCGATCAAGGCGGCGAAGAATGGTTCAGCGCCGATTAACCTGCTGGTGGAGAACTCGGAATACTACAAGACGTGTGCGGTGAATTATCACGACGGCGACCGCTACCCGCACCTGGTGCGGGACACGTCGAAAACGGATTTGCTGGGAGACATGATCAAGCCGCGGGGGAACAAGTAG
- a CDS encoding PIG-L family deacetylase codes for MRRLLCVTAHPDDEAGSFGGSLLLYRERGVETHVICLTPGQAATHRGNTRSDADLAAQRRLEFAASCRILNVTGCEVLDYPDGALDRTDFYRVVEDLVLRIRTMRPQVILTYGPEGAVTAHPDHSMAGIFTTMAFEWAGRSNRFEEQLTNGITLHQAQKLYYGTALFTLPGRQPIAPAPVTTTITIGPDRLARKISAFKAHSSQAPLFSLFESNVARRAHEEHFHLAARSTPSVISPETDLFEGVEED; via the coding sequence ATGCGCCGATTATTGTGTGTCACTGCTCATCCTGATGATGAGGCTGGAAGCTTCGGTGGCTCCCTGCTGCTCTACCGCGAGCGCGGCGTCGAAACCCACGTCATTTGCCTGACCCCGGGCCAGGCCGCCACCCACCGTGGCAATACCCGCTCCGACGCGGACCTCGCCGCCCAGCGCCGACTTGAGTTCGCTGCCTCCTGCCGCATTCTCAACGTGACTGGTTGTGAGGTCCTCGACTACCCGGATGGCGCCCTTGACCGCACCGACTTCTACCGCGTCGTGGAAGACCTGGTGCTTCGCATACGGACCATGCGGCCACAGGTAATCCTGACCTACGGTCCCGAAGGTGCGGTGACCGCCCACCCTGATCATTCGATGGCCGGCATATTTACGACCATGGCTTTTGAATGGGCAGGCCGGAGCAACCGTTTCGAGGAACAACTCACCAACGGCATTACACTGCATCAGGCACAGAAGCTTTATTACGGTACTGCGCTGTTCACGCTACCCGGTCGCCAGCCGATCGCCCCTGCTCCCGTTACCACCACCATCACGATTGGGCCCGATCGCCTGGCCAGGAAAATCTCTGCTTTCAAGGCCCACAGCAGTCAGGCCCCGCTGTTTTCCCTCTTCGAAAGCAACGTCGCCAGGCGCGCCCATGAGGAGCACTTTCACCTCGCCGCCCGCTCCACCCCCAGCGTTATCTCCCCCGAAACGGATTTGTTCGAAGGCGTCGAAGAGGATTAG
- a CDS encoding ABC transporter permease, with the protein MNTESSAVPESFDSQQVAPVVISATRPLYWSVRRELWENRSIYVAPPAVAAVFLLGFLISMFFLPSRMRAAAALGPMEQHKLIAQPYLIAAGLLMLTTLVVGVFYSLDALYGERRDRSILFWKSMPVSDLTAVISKAITPVVILPLVSFATTVVMQWIMLLVSTAVLAGSGLSVSVLWSHASLFQTWPMLFYHFLTAHGLWYAPLYAWLLLVSAWARRAPFLWAALPLVAIGAVERIAFNTSHFFTLLQERMLGGGGGGDNILTGILSMDPLMHFTPGQFLISPGLWIGLAIAVAFLAAAARLRQYREPI; encoded by the coding sequence ATGAATACCGAATCCAGTGCCGTGCCCGAGTCCTTCGACTCGCAGCAAGTCGCGCCCGTGGTCATCTCCGCCACCCGGCCCTTGTACTGGTCGGTGCGACGCGAATTGTGGGAAAACCGTTCGATCTACGTCGCGCCGCCGGCCGTCGCCGCGGTTTTTCTGCTCGGCTTCCTGATCAGCATGTTTTTTCTGCCGTCCAGGATGCGCGCCGCGGCAGCCCTCGGCCCCATGGAGCAGCACAAGTTGATCGCGCAGCCGTACCTGATCGCCGCCGGCCTGTTAATGCTGACCACGCTTGTCGTCGGGGTGTTCTACTCCCTCGACGCGCTTTACGGAGAACGGCGCGATCGCAGCATCCTGTTTTGGAAGTCGATGCCGGTTTCCGATCTCACGGCAGTGATCTCGAAGGCGATCACCCCAGTCGTGATCCTCCCGCTGGTCTCCTTCGCGACCACGGTTGTCATGCAGTGGATCATGCTGCTCGTGAGCACGGCAGTTTTGGCGGGGAGCGGTCTGAGTGTCTCGGTTCTGTGGAGCCATGCCTCGCTGTTCCAGACGTGGCCGATGCTGTTCTACCACTTCCTGACGGCTCATGGACTCTGGTACGCGCCACTCTACGCCTGGCTGCTGCTGGTGTCAGCGTGGGCACGGCGCGCCCCATTCTTATGGGCCGCGTTGCCGCTGGTCGCGATTGGAGCCGTCGAGAGGATTGCCTTCAATACTTCGCATTTCTTCACACTGCTTCAGGAACGCATGCTCGGTGGGGGTGGGGGAGGCGATAATATCTTGACCGGCATCCTTTCAATGGATCCGCTGATGCACTTCACTCCCGGTCAGTTCCTGATCAGCCCGGGTCTATGGATCGGTCTGGCAATCGCTGTAGCATTCCTCGCCGCAGCGGCCCGCTTGCGCCAGTACCGGGAACCAATCTGA
- a CDS encoding ABC transporter ATP-binding protein: MVCIEARGLRKTFGTTLALDGIDLRVEEGRILGLIGPNGAGKTTALNAILGLIPYQGELKVLGRNPWTARDQLMRDVCFISDVAVLPRWISVSQALDYVASVHPRFDRGKAAAFLDRTDIRRGSRVRELSKGMVTQLHLALVMAIDARLLVLDEPTLGLDILFRKQFYDSLLHDYFDRTRTIVVATHQVEEIQHVLTDVMFIHRGRIVLTRSMDEVDARYREVLVHPEKLGAARALKPMHERQSLGRNILLFDAVDHQQLAALGDVRTPSIADLFVAVMGNQAAATQGAHV; encoded by the coding sequence ATGGTATGCATCGAAGCGCGCGGCCTGCGCAAGACTTTCGGCACGACCCTCGCACTGGACGGCATCGATTTGCGAGTGGAAGAGGGCCGCATTCTCGGACTCATCGGTCCCAACGGCGCCGGCAAGACCACCGCGCTCAACGCGATTCTCGGCCTCATCCCGTACCAGGGAGAACTGAAGGTTCTCGGGCGCAATCCCTGGACGGCGCGCGATCAGCTCATGCGCGATGTCTGCTTCATTTCCGACGTCGCCGTGCTGCCGCGCTGGATCAGCGTTTCGCAGGCCCTCGATTACGTCGCCTCCGTGCATCCGCGGTTCGATCGCGGCAAGGCGGCAGCCTTTCTGGACCGAACCGACATTCGGCGTGGCAGCAGGGTCAGAGAATTGTCCAAGGGCATGGTGACCCAGCTGCACCTCGCTCTCGTCATGGCCATCGACGCCAGGTTGCTGGTGCTGGACGAGCCCACCCTCGGCTTGGACATCCTGTTTCGCAAGCAGTTTTACGATTCCCTGCTGCACGATTACTTCGATCGCACCCGCACTATCGTTGTGGCTACCCACCAGGTGGAAGAGATCCAGCATGTCCTTACCGATGTCATGTTCATCCATCGCGGGCGCATCGTCTTGACGCGCAGCATGGACGAGGTGGATGCGCGGTACCGGGAAGTGCTGGTGCATCCCGAAAAGCTGGGCGCGGCGCGGGCGCTCAAACCCATGCACGAGCGGCAGAGCCTCGGGCGCAACATCCTGCTGTTCGACGCTGTCGATCACCAGCAACTCGCCGCGCTGGGCGATGTGCGGACGCCCAGCATCGCCGACTTGTTCGTTGCCGTGATGGGCAATCAGGCAGCAGCAACACAAGGAGCGCATGTATGA
- a CDS encoding GntR family transcriptional regulator translates to MDREWNDSQPIYRQLRDRVVAMILDGVLMEGDPLPSVRTVAAEYRVNPLTVLKGYQQLVDEGLVETRRGRGMFINAGARNLLLAGERQRFLGEEWPRIFATIQRLGLKAEQLLDGANPEPSSDASASQTDASGPLKPNPPAKER, encoded by the coding sequence ATGGACCGCGAGTGGAACGACAGTCAGCCGATCTACCGCCAGCTCCGCGACCGTGTCGTCGCCATGATCCTGGACGGAGTGCTCATGGAAGGCGATCCGCTGCCTTCCGTGCGCACTGTCGCTGCCGAATACCGGGTCAACCCCCTCACCGTCCTGAAAGGCTATCAGCAGTTGGTGGACGAGGGGTTGGTGGAAACCAGGCGCGGACGCGGCATGTTCATCAATGCCGGCGCGCGCAATCTGTTGCTGGCGGGCGAGCGGCAGAGGTTTCTTGGCGAAGAATGGCCAAGGATCTTCGCCACCATTCAGCGGCTCGGCCTGAAAGCGGAACAACTGCTCGACGGCGCAAACCCTGAGCCGTCATCGGATGCGTCGGCTTCGCAGACCGACGCATCCGGCCCGCTCAAACCGAATCCGCCGGCGAAGGAGCGCTGA
- a CDS encoding ribonuclease HII, whose amino-acid sequence MPRLLKPADQISASTAKMRLLKRLKCTLKFEKQAWTVGARLVAGVDEVGRGAFFGPVVAGAVILDPGYRIRGLRDSKLLPAPRREVLAQRIKEHSIAWSVAAVDAARIDQINIYHASLLAMVEAISQLDPRPDHLLLDAVRVQYDCPQTKIIHGDALSASIAAASIIAKVHRDELVSRWAPVFPAYDLASNKGYRSPKHVASLRKFGPSPLHRQSFAPVWMSQHPQEVLEFMLSEQAGSIEKQDN is encoded by the coding sequence GTGCCCCGCCTGCTGAAACCCGCCGACCAGATCTCCGCCTCTACGGCAAAGATGCGCCTGCTCAAACGCCTGAAGTGCACCCTGAAATTTGAAAAGCAGGCATGGACCGTTGGCGCCAGGCTTGTCGCCGGCGTGGACGAGGTCGGCCGCGGCGCCTTCTTCGGCCCGGTGGTCGCCGGCGCGGTCATCCTCGATCCCGGCTACCGCATCCGCGGCCTGCGTGACTCCAAGCTCTTGCCCGCCCCTCGCCGCGAAGTGCTCGCCCAGCGCATCAAGGAGCACAGCATCGCCTGGTCGGTCGCTGCCGTGGATGCCGCCCGCATCGACCAGATCAACATCTACCACGCTTCGCTGCTGGCCATGGTAGAAGCCATTTCGCAACTGGATCCTCGTCCCGACCACCTGCTGCTCGACGCCGTCCGCGTGCAATACGACTGCCCGCAGACCAAGATCATCCACGGCGACGCGCTCTCCGCCTCCATCGCCGCCGCTTCCATCATTGCCAAGGTCCATCGCGACGAGCTCGTCTCCCGCTGGGCGCCCGTCTTTCCCGCCTACGATCTCGCCTCCAACAAGGGTTACCGCAGCCCAAAGCACGTAGCCAGCCTGCGCAAGTTCGGACCGTCTCCACTGCACCGGCAGTCCTTCGCGCCGGTTTGGATGTCCCAGCATCCGCAGGAAGTGTTGGAATTCATGCTGTCGGAACAAGCCGGCTCGATCGAGAAACAAGACAACTAA
- the rplS gene encoding 50S ribosomal protein L19 has translation MSTSPVLQKLIAKAQRTDLPAFAPGDTIRVHVKIKEGDKERLQAFEGVVISRSRGAHPSFTVRKISFGHGVERIFPLNSKVIDKIEVLRSSRVRRSKLYFLRARRGKAARLREAE, from the coding sequence ATGTCCACCTCACCTGTATTGCAGAAGCTGATTGCCAAGGCGCAGCGCACCGACCTGCCGGCCTTCGCTCCCGGCGACACCATCCGCGTTCACGTTAAAATCAAGGAAGGCGACAAAGAGCGTTTGCAGGCCTTTGAAGGCGTGGTCATTTCGCGTAGCCGCGGCGCCCATCCCAGCTTCACTGTCCGCAAGATCAGCTTCGGTCACGGCGTCGAGCGCATTTTCCCGCTCAACTCCAAGGTCATCGATAAGATTGAGGTGCTGCGCTCGTCGCGCGTGCGCCGCTCCAAGCTGTATTTCCTGCGCGCCCGTCGCGGCAAAGCTGCCCGCCTGCGCGAAGCCGAATAA
- the trmD gene encoding tRNA (guanosine(37)-N1)-methyltransferase TrmD has protein sequence MIFDLITIFPDFFRGPLDYGIVRRARESGLVEINIHDLRTFTKDKHRSVDDRPFGGGEGMVLKPEPIFDCLDFLRVSPRAERVWHGSSTSVPVPRESVVLLSAQGELFNQRIAAEMSQLDRLFLICGRYEGVDERVSEFLADREISVGDFILSGGELPAALIVDAITRLIPGALGNEASARTESFGTEQVSFRLPLDAEGKRIPDSTISAGGLLDYPHYTRPADFRGMAVPEPLASGDHEAIRRWRRTKALEKTLRNRPELLDQAELSKEDRKILEGLKAQGSRS, from the coding sequence ATGATTTTCGACCTCATCACCATCTTCCCGGACTTCTTCCGCGGCCCGCTCGACTATGGCATCGTGCGGCGGGCGCGCGAGTCCGGCCTGGTGGAGATCAACATCCACGACTTGCGCACCTTCACCAAGGACAAGCACCGCAGCGTGGACGACCGGCCCTTCGGCGGCGGTGAGGGCATGGTCCTCAAGCCGGAACCGATCTTCGACTGCCTCGATTTCCTGCGCGTCTCACCGCGGGCGGAACGTGTGTGGCACGGCTCTTCGACCAGTGTCCCCGTCCCGCGCGAGTCCGTCGTGCTGCTCTCCGCTCAGGGCGAGCTCTTCAACCAGCGCATCGCCGCCGAGATGTCGCAACTCGACCGCCTCTTCCTCATCTGCGGTCGCTACGAAGGCGTTGACGAGCGTGTCAGCGAATTCCTCGCCGACCGCGAAATTTCCGTAGGCGATTTCATCCTCAGCGGTGGAGAGCTTCCGGCCGCGCTCATCGTTGACGCCATCACTCGCCTCATTCCGGGCGCCCTGGGCAACGAAGCCTCCGCGCGGACTGAATCGTTCGGCACGGAACAAGTCAGCTTTCGCCTGCCCCTCGATGCCGAGGGCAAGCGCATTCCCGATTCCACCATCAGCGCCGGCGGCCTGCTCGACTACCCGCACTACACTCGCCCTGCCGATTTTCGCGGCATGGCGGTTCCCGAGCCGCTGGCCTCCGGCGACCACGAAGCCATCCGCCGCTGGCGGCGAACCAAGGCCCTGGAGAAAACCTTGCGCAACCGCCCCGAATTGCTCGACCAGGCCGAACTCAGCAAGGAAGACCGCAAGATTCTCGAAGGGCTGAAGGCGCAAGGTTCAAGGAGCTAG